One genomic region from Nostoc sphaeroides encodes:
- a CDS encoding type II toxin-antitoxin system HicB family antitoxin, with the protein MKFQVIFTFDSEYEGYIAEVPELPGCVSQGKTLDEAIENIKDAITGYLHVQAKHGKPYIVKESQVFIGEVVV; encoded by the coding sequence ATGAAATTTCAAGTAATTTTTACTTTTGATTCAGAATATGAAGGCTATATTGCTGAGGTTCCTGAACTTCCAGGCTGCGTGAGTCAAGGCAAAACACTAGATGAGGCAATTGAAAATATTAAAGATGCCATTACAGGATATCTCCACGTTCAAGCTAAACATGGCAAACCTTATATTGTTAAAGAATCGCAAGTATTTATCGGGGAAGTTGTAGTATAA
- a CDS encoding cytochrome P450: MKLPNGPQIPAVLQMVRWITNPMSFMEACAKRYGETFTMRLEKNSPPLVIVSNPEALQQILTNDTKEFEAPGDLNGVFESLLGKHSVITISGAEHQRQRQLLMPPFHGERMRNYSQVINDVTQKVISQYQIGKPFNIRSATQAITLRVIMQAVFGLHEGTRAEKLQQFLGEVLEKGSSRLLVALLYFPVLQRDFGPINFWGKQMRRQQESDELIYEEIRERREQADSSRTDILSLLMAATDEAGEPMTDEELRDELMTLLVAGHETTATALAWALYWIHKLPSVRQKLLEELDSLGDNPDPSIIFKLPYLNAVCSETLRIYPVGIITFPRVVRTPLSLSGYELEPGTVVLGSIYLTHHREDIYPEPKQFKPERFLERQFSAYEYLPFGGGARRCIGLAFAQLEMKLAIAKILSSLELQLVDNGEVRPKRRGLVTGPDRPIEMVVTSQRQVKSPILQTTTV, translated from the coding sequence ATGAAGTTACCAAATGGCCCGCAAATCCCAGCAGTTTTACAGATGGTACGCTGGATTACCAATCCCATGTCATTTATGGAAGCTTGCGCCAAAAGGTATGGGGAGACTTTTACTATGAGGTTAGAAAAAAATTCTCCTCCTTTGGTAATTGTCAGCAACCCTGAAGCGCTACAACAAATTTTGACAAATGATACCAAAGAATTTGAAGCGCCTGGTGATCTGAATGGGGTGTTTGAATCTTTGCTGGGTAAGCATTCTGTCATTACCATTAGTGGCGCAGAACACCAGCGCCAACGCCAGTTGTTAATGCCTCCTTTTCACGGCGAAAGAATGCGAAACTATAGCCAGGTAATTAACGATGTTACCCAAAAAGTTATCAGCCAATACCAAATAGGCAAACCCTTTAATATTCGGTCTGCTACTCAAGCTATTACGCTGCGGGTGATTATGCAAGCTGTGTTTGGGCTACATGAAGGGACTCGCGCCGAAAAACTACAGCAATTTTTGGGTGAGGTTTTAGAAAAAGGCAGTTCTCGCTTACTTGTGGCTTTGCTTTATTTTCCAGTTTTGCAAAGAGATTTTGGCCCAATTAACTTTTGGGGAAAACAGATGCGCCGTCAACAAGAATCTGACGAACTCATCTATGAAGAAATTCGGGAACGTCGAGAACAAGCAGATTCATCACGCACGGATATTCTCAGTTTACTCATGGCTGCTACGGATGAAGCAGGGGAACCTATGACTGATGAAGAATTGCGCGATGAATTGATGACTCTATTAGTCGCCGGACACGAAACCACGGCTACAGCTTTAGCATGGGCATTATACTGGATTCATAAATTACCATCAGTGCGCCAAAAGCTACTAGAAGAATTAGATAGTTTGGGCGATAATCCAGACCCCAGTATCATTTTCAAGTTACCCTATCTCAATGCTGTTTGCTCTGAGACTTTACGCATTTATCCAGTAGGTATAATCACCTTTCCTAGAGTAGTAAGAACGCCTTTATCCTTGTCCGGTTATGAACTAGAACCGGGTACAGTAGTACTTGGTTCTATTTATTTAACCCACCACCGAGAAGATATTTATCCAGAACCTAAGCAGTTTAAGCCAGAACGCTTTTTAGAAAGACAATTTTCAGCTTATGAATATTTGCCCTTTGGTGGTGGCGCAAGGCGTTGTATTGGTTTAGCATTTGCCCAGTTGGAAATGAAGCTAGCGATCGCTAAAATCCTGTCTAGCCTCGAATTACAACTAGTTGATAATGGTGAAGTGCGACCTAAACGCCGTGGTTTGGTCACAGGGCCAGATCGTCCTATTGAGATGGTTGTCACGAGTCAACGTCAGGTGAAGTCTCCCATTTTACAGACAACCACTGTTTGA
- a CDS encoding type II toxin-antitoxin system HicA family toxin codes for MGRLSNISGKEAVKIFEKFGYVLDHQTGSHIILWCESKPTLSIPNHR; via the coding sequence ATGGGACGTTTATCAAATATCTCCGGTAAGGAAGCTGTCAAGATTTTTGAAAAATTTGGTTATGTATTAGATCATCAAACAGGAAGCCATATTATACTTTGGTGTGAATCGAAACCAACTTTATCAATTCCCAATCATCGGTAA
- a CDS encoding CopG family transcriptional regulator, producing the protein MTNTQKMVRLNLDLSPELNQILDELANKIGTSKGDILRQAITLMQIMVIAKEETKKLGVPEANQLIVNEIIVLSEQQPKPHPLDTFMERLGPWEDERTAEEIVKDIYDSRTISNNDISL; encoded by the coding sequence ATGACTAATACTCAAAAGATGGTTCGGTTAAACTTAGATTTGTCACCTGAATTAAATCAGATATTAGACGAACTAGCAAATAAAATAGGCACAAGTAAAGGTGATATTCTGCGTCAGGCTATAACCTTGATGCAAATTATGGTTATAGCTAAAGAGGAAACCAAAAAATTAGGAGTTCCAGAAGCAAATCAATTGATAGTGAATGAAATAATTGTCTTATCTGAACAGCAGCCAAAACCTCATCCATTAGACACATTTATGGAAAGGCTCGGCCCTTGGGAAGATGAACGTACTGCTGAGGAAATAGTCAAAGACATTTATGATAGCCGTACTATTTCTAACAATGACATTAGTCTATGA
- a CDS encoding restriction endonuclease, with amino-acid sequence MTTDAEYQARIISYDWDNLIILWSEIKARNTSNFWDAGKALEYVILRAFQLDGAEVAWPNTVKIQDKIVQQIDGVVYTDSLACLIECKDTTEEVNIEPIAKLRNQLLRRPATAIGSVFSRTGFTEAAVILTGFVAPQTILLWGGEEIEYSLANKCICKFLVKKYRVCVHKGIPNHDITTEIFS; translated from the coding sequence ATGACCACAGATGCAGAATATCAAGCAAGAATTATTAGTTATGACTGGGATAATTTAATAATTTTATGGTCAGAAATTAAAGCAAGAAATACTTCAAATTTTTGGGATGCAGGTAAAGCATTAGAATATGTAATTTTACGCGCATTCCAGCTTGATGGTGCGGAGGTAGCTTGGCCTAATACTGTAAAAATTCAAGATAAAATAGTACAACAAATTGACGGAGTGGTATATACAGACAGCCTAGCCTGCCTGATAGAATGTAAAGATACAACTGAAGAAGTTAATATTGAACCCATAGCAAAGCTACGAAATCAACTACTACGAAGACCAGCAACAGCAATTGGTAGCGTATTTAGTCGCACTGGATTTACAGAAGCCGCCGTAATTTTAACTGGGTTTGTTGCTCCTCAAACTATTCTCTTGTGGGGAGGAGAAGAAATTGAGTATTCACTAGCAAATAAATGTATATGTAAATTCCTAGTTAAAAAATATCGTGTTTGTGTTCATAAAGGTATCCCTAATCACGACATTACAACGGAGATTTTTTCATGA
- a CDS encoding Uma2 family endonuclease — protein sequence MTPQTLDKINTLEEQRFLLPGHYSWEEFEKLEALTADAPGLRITYLDGCVEFMTLGEQHQAIKSVIAIFLALYFFEKGINFIPVGGATRRAKEKGASFEPDESYYIGEKKENPDLAIEVNITSGSIDKLEKYKRFNITEVWFWENNQISVYHLTHDNYEQIYQSQLLPDLDINLLVRCVLMPSIIEARTEFIKEIRQ from the coding sequence ATGACTCCACAAACCCTAGACAAAATCAATACCCTCGAAGAACAGCGTTTTCTCTTACCTGGCCATTACAGTTGGGAAGAATTTGAGAAACTTGAAGCCTTAACAGCAGATGCGCCAGGTTTGCGGATAACTTATCTTGATGGGTGTGTGGAATTTATGACTCTTGGTGAACAACACCAAGCTATTAAAAGTGTGATTGCTATATTTTTAGCGCTTTACTTCTTTGAAAAAGGTATAAATTTTATCCCTGTAGGTGGCGCTACTCGTCGAGCAAAAGAAAAGGGAGCTTCTTTTGAACCTGATGAATCTTATTATATAGGGGAAAAGAAAGAAAATCCTGATTTAGCAATTGAAGTAAATATTACTAGTGGGAGTATAGATAAACTAGAAAAATATAAGCGTTTTAACATTACCGAAGTCTGGTTTTGGGAAAATAATCAGATATCTGTATATCACCTCACTCATGATAACTATGAGCAAATTTATCAAAGCCAATTACTACCAGACTTAGATATAAACTTGTTAGTGCGTTGTGTTTTAATGCCTTCAATAATTGAAGCAAGAACAGAGTTTATCAAAGAAATTCGGCAGTAA
- a CDS encoding type II toxin-antitoxin system VapC family toxin, whose product MTYLLDTDTCIYWIKDINSVRNKVREIGWEQISICSITVAELYFGAYNSQRVVENLTRTENFIQNLPVVPLTNPALRKYGELKAELRRIGQTIAEFDLLIASVALADNYTLVTNNTRHYERINGLKLENWTLL is encoded by the coding sequence ATGACTTATTTACTTGATACTGATACTTGCATTTATTGGATTAAAGATATTAATTCAGTTAGAAATAAAGTTAGAGAAATAGGATGGGAGCAAATTTCTATTTGCAGCATCACGGTTGCTGAGTTATATTTTGGTGCTTATAATTCTCAACGAGTAGTGGAAAATTTAACTCGTACAGAAAACTTCATTCAAAACTTACCCGTTGTACCATTAACCAATCCTGCTCTGAGAAAGTATGGTGAATTAAAAGCAGAACTCCGTAGAATAGGACAAACAATTGCTGAATTTGATTTACTAATTGCTAGTGTTGCACTTGCAGACAACTACACTTTAGTAACAAACAATACTCGTCACTACGAACGCATCAACGGATTAAAACTGGAAAACTGGACTCTGCTTTAG
- a CDS encoding DUF4926 domain-containing protein: protein MIQELDRVILTSDIPEYSLEEGDIGTVVLVHQGGKGYEVEFVTLDGETVAIVSLYSIQVRPIGKREIARSRLII, encoded by the coding sequence ATGATTCAAGAACTTGATAGGGTTATTCTGACTAGTGATATACCAGAATATAGTTTAGAAGAGGGTGATATAGGTACAGTTGTTTTAGTACATCAGGGTGGCAAAGGATATGAGGTTGAATTTGTCACATTAGATGGGGAAACTGTGGCAATTGTTTCACTCTACAGCATACAAGTACGTCCAATCGGTAAAAGAGAAATTGCGCGATCGCGGCTGATAATCTAA
- a CDS encoding LemA family protein — translation MGLLIFSVALVAIVAVIIINSYNDLVKYRNRYKNAYSQIDVQLQRRYDLIPNLVETAKGYMKHERETLEAVIAARNSAINASSRAAQNPGDPQAMQQLGNAEGALTGALSRLMVLSESYPELKADRAMTQVMEELSSTENRIAFARQAFNDAVTLYNTKSESFPSNLVANTFNFTVAELLPEATPEIRNAPRVSF, via the coding sequence ATGGGGCTTTTAATATTTTCTGTTGCTTTAGTTGCCATTGTTGCTGTAATTATCATTAATAGCTACAACGATTTAGTCAAGTATCGCAATCGTTACAAAAATGCTTACTCTCAAATCGATGTTCAATTACAGCGCCGCTATGATTTAATTCCCAACTTGGTGGAAACTGCCAAAGGGTACATGAAACATGAACGGGAAACTCTAGAAGCAGTTATTGCCGCTCGGAATTCTGCAATTAATGCTAGCAGTCGTGCGGCACAAAATCCCGGCGATCCGCAAGCGATGCAACAGTTGGGCAATGCTGAAGGAGCGCTAACGGGTGCGTTAAGTCGGTTGATGGTACTTTCAGAATCTTATCCAGAATTGAAAGCCGATCGCGCCATGACTCAGGTAATGGAAGAATTATCTTCCACTGAAAACCGGATTGCTTTTGCCCGTCAGGCTTTTAATGACGCCGTGACACTTTACAACACCAAGAGCGAATCTTTCCCCAGCAACCTTGTAGCCAATACTTTTAACTTTACTGTTGCAGAATTGCTCCCCGAAGCTACTCCAGAAATTAGAAATGCTCCACGCGTGTCTTTTTAG
- a CDS encoding phosphoketolase has product MTAISPKASSALPDFSEGIQYFGEALPDFETYGATPAIESGKIAIASPTEPNAVYQTLLAADALRYLTLQVTASKASGHPGGFASQAEAYASLVMLGYKNIITEVGHHAPGFYSAMFLDRSLEDMGIFTVQQLRDRFREKHGLLGHLSGYIPGILAPAGPLGQGQHFAMAAALLHKDKLFPFTVGDGGLGEPYIVSAIAHFHTAYPAVTNFLPVLVWNGYSQEHHSMVSLKTNEQMQAYWQGNGFDEVVLVDAKDFDDKNQSGDYVDSTAFSFEKRLEFTQAVLSGVDKAARFALGGKLTVFIIKQLKGAGVHARGAKSHNLYPKDTLDATHIVSALQTRALSAEAWQLVRTNAERAGGGPAAKTVVTEFEFPLPELGELPLEEYAVGGEPKVSTTAMGRLVGIVGNKDHNFLVTNADGNEASGIANINQALKIIHPTTDDLYNQAPNGQVYEPLSEDACAGLAAGLALMGARTLWCSYESFAINGLPIWQTVTQSMAELRRKTPSTITLFTAGALEQGRNGWTHQRPEIEAYFASLMRNGNVFPLFPPDANSIQACYEWALKTKNKGIVITASKSPLPIRTTLEQTRQGLRDGAVLLHEVAGDKQVVFAVIGDMTLMPVFEAAAFLETEGIGAKIVSVINPRQLYRSHDTAWDTCSEPEGGFLDDAKFAELFDGDALIAVTGGAAGMLEPILLRSTAKRDTFAWKRGETTASAGELMAFNGLTAEALTKRAIALVH; this is encoded by the coding sequence ATGACTGCAATTTCCCCAAAGGCATCTTCAGCGCTTCCCGATTTTTCTGAAGGAATTCAATATTTTGGTGAAGCTTTACCAGATTTTGAAACTTATGGTGCAACACCTGCTATAGAATCGGGCAAAATAGCGATCGCATCTCCCACAGAACCGAATGCTGTATATCAAACTTTACTTGCTGCTGATGCCTTACGCTATCTAACTTTACAAGTTACCGCTAGTAAAGCTTCTGGGCATCCCGGTGGATTCGCCAGCCAAGCAGAAGCTTACGCCTCTCTTGTCATGCTGGGATACAAGAACATTATTACCGAAGTCGGACACCACGCCCCCGGATTTTATAGTGCCATGTTCTTGGATCGATCGCTAGAGGATATGGGAATATTTACAGTTCAACAATTGCGCGATCGCTTCCGAGAAAAGCACGGACTTTTAGGACACCTTTCTGGTTACATCCCTGGTATTCTCGCACCTGCGGGGCCTTTGGGACAAGGGCAACACTTTGCAATGGCAGCTGCACTGTTGCACAAAGATAAGTTGTTCCCCTTTACAGTTGGGGATGGTGGATTGGGTGAGCCTTATATTGTAAGTGCGATCGCACATTTCCATACAGCTTATCCTGCTGTCACCAACTTCTTACCGGTGTTGGTGTGGAACGGTTACAGCCAAGAACATCACAGCATGGTTTCTTTAAAAACCAATGAACAGATGCAAGCATATTGGCAAGGTAACGGTTTTGATGAAGTGGTGTTAGTGGATGCTAAGGATTTCGACGATAAAAACCAGTCAGGGGATTACGTTGATAGTACCGCCTTTTCCTTTGAGAAACGCCTAGAATTTACGCAAGCAGTACTTTCGGGTGTAGATAAAGCAGCGCGTTTTGCATTGGGTGGTAAACTTACCGTCTTCATTATTAAACAACTCAAAGGTGCAGGAGTTCACGCGCGGGGTGCAAAATCTCACAACCTGTATCCTAAAGATACGCTGGATGCAACCCATATTGTTAGTGCATTGCAAACCCGTGCTTTATCTGCGGAAGCTTGGCAATTAGTTAGAACAAATGCAGAACGCGCCGGTGGTGGCCCAGCAGCAAAAACTGTGGTGACAGAATTTGAATTTCCATTACCAGAATTAGGCGAATTACCTTTAGAAGAATATGCAGTTGGTGGTGAACCAAAAGTTTCCACAACTGCGATGGGACGATTGGTAGGAATAGTTGGAAATAAAGATCATAATTTCCTCGTCACCAACGCTGATGGTAACGAAGCATCAGGAATTGCCAACATCAATCAAGCATTAAAGATTATTCACCCCACAACCGACGATTTATATAACCAAGCACCAAATGGACAAGTTTATGAACCATTGAGTGAAGATGCTTGTGCCGGTTTAGCTGCGGGTTTGGCGTTAATGGGTGCGAGAACTTTGTGGTGTTCTTACGAATCTTTTGCCATCAACGGATTACCAATTTGGCAAACTGTAACCCAATCAATGGCAGAATTGCGCCGTAAAACTCCCTCGACTATTACTTTATTCACAGCCGGGGCATTAGAGCAAGGGCGTAACGGTTGGACTCACCAACGTCCAGAAATTGAAGCTTACTTTGCTTCGTTGATGCGAAATGGAAATGTTTTCCCATTATTTCCGCCTGATGCTAATAGTATTCAAGCCTGTTATGAGTGGGCATTGAAAACTAAGAATAAAGGAATTGTGATTACAGCTAGTAAATCGCCGTTACCAATTCGCACAACTTTAGAACAAACTCGTCAAGGGTTGCGCGATGGTGCTGTGCTATTGCATGAAGTTGCTGGTGATAAGCAAGTTGTATTTGCTGTGATTGGTGATATGACATTAATGCCAGTATTTGAAGCAGCAGCTTTTTTGGAAACTGAAGGTATTGGTGCAAAGATAGTTTCTGTGATCAATCCTCGGCAATTGTACCGTAGCCATGATACCGCATGGGATACTTGTTCTGAACCTGAAGGCGGTTTCTTGGATGATGCGAAATTTGCCGAATTATTTGATGGTGATGCGTTAATTGCTGTTACTGGTGGTGCTGCGGGGATGCTGGAACCAATTCTGTTACGGAGTACAGCCAAGCGCGATACCTTTGCTTGGAAACGTGGCGAAACTACAGCCAGTGCTGGCGAGTTGATGGCGTTTAATGGATTGACTGCTGAAGCGTTGACAAAGAGGGCGATCGCGTTAGTGCATTAA
- a CDS encoding M48 family metallopeptidase, protein MNFFEHQDRARQNTQQLIGLFSLSIAVMIMAIYIATLFLFRMAPRVWWHPGLFLYVAGITIIAIAIGSLYKIAYLREGGSVIAEELGGRLLLPDMADEQGRQLLNIVEEMAIASGISVPEVYLLERETSINAFAAGFTPNDAVIGVTRGTLQHLNRDELQGVIGHEFSHILNGDMRLNLRLVGLLHGILFIYLTGELLWQIRGSFRLGKEDKGLPIWAFGLALMAIGGIGLFCGRLIKAAVSRQREFLADASAVQFTRNPNGLTGAFQKLQKMDSRLIAPGAEAASHMFFGNALNPSFWENMFSTHPPLAERIRRVGGLNVSNLPAMPSRNQARSPSQESLTMGFAGGSSTTPEQIVNQVGSVTPEHFAHAQALLSQLPESLRLGAREQESAMAIAFALALDTENIEIQERQIAWLREVQPAELVDKTLELSSEISQLDPKIRLPLVDLAVPVLRQNSAKECQRLCKCVHGLVVATGSLSLWHFVLQLILWHRLQPSINPTSAITVEFTSIEEIWPDSLLVLSVIARVGYSQPDASIEDIAYAFRSGVFRLPKAGEQEKPEIPLTCNFTELKKSIDRLRLASPKLKQAIVDACAHTVLLDNKVTQSEADLLRAIAMTLDCPIPPFLNPQRSVSKQKQSSSKGS, encoded by the coding sequence ATGAATTTCTTTGAACATCAGGATCGGGCACGCCAAAATACGCAACAATTAATCGGGTTATTTTCCCTGTCGATCGCAGTTATGATTATGGCGATTTATATTGCCACTTTATTTCTGTTTCGCATGGCTCCCCGTGTTTGGTGGCATCCAGGGTTATTTCTCTACGTAGCTGGGATTACAATAATTGCGATCGCAATCGGAAGCTTATATAAAATTGCCTATCTCCGTGAGGGCGGAAGCGTAATTGCCGAGGAGTTGGGGGGAAGACTCCTGCTACCAGATATGGCGGATGAACAAGGGCGACAACTATTAAATATTGTCGAGGAAATGGCGATCGCTTCTGGTATTTCCGTCCCAGAAGTTTATCTGCTTGAGAGAGAAACCAGCATTAATGCCTTTGCTGCGGGATTTACGCCTAATGATGCTGTAATTGGAGTTACCCGTGGAACCTTACAACATCTGAACCGGGATGAACTACAAGGAGTTATCGGCCACGAATTCAGTCATATTCTCAATGGAGATATGCGGCTAAATTTGCGTTTGGTGGGATTGTTGCACGGGATTTTGTTCATTTACTTAACCGGGGAATTGCTGTGGCAAATTCGTGGTAGCTTCCGTTTAGGAAAGGAAGACAAGGGTTTACCTATCTGGGCTTTTGGTTTAGCATTGATGGCAATTGGCGGTATTGGATTATTCTGTGGACGCTTGATTAAAGCCGCCGTCTCTCGCCAACGGGAATTTCTCGCCGATGCTTCGGCTGTACAGTTCACTCGCAACCCCAACGGACTTACCGGAGCCTTCCAAAAACTCCAAAAGATGGATTCACGCTTGATTGCGCCCGGAGCAGAAGCCGCTAGCCACATGTTTTTTGGCAACGCCCTCAACCCCTCTTTCTGGGAAAATATGTTTTCTACTCACCCACCCTTAGCAGAACGTATCCGCCGCGTTGGGGGTTTGAACGTCAGCAATTTACCAGCAATGCCATCTCGCAATCAGGCGCGTTCCCCCTCCCAGGAATCGCTAACAATGGGCTTTGCTGGTGGTTCTAGTACCACACCAGAGCAGATTGTGAACCAAGTGGGAAGCGTCACACCAGAGCATTTTGCCCATGCTCAAGCCCTGTTATCGCAGTTACCAGAATCTCTGCGTTTAGGTGCGCGGGAACAGGAAAGTGCAATGGCGATCGCTTTTGCCTTAGCGTTAGATACTGAAAATATCGAGATCCAAGAACGTCAAATTGCTTGGTTACGCGAGGTACAGCCTGCTGAGTTGGTAGATAAAACCTTAGAATTGAGTAGCGAAATTAGCCAGTTAGATCCTAAAATTCGCTTGCCGCTTGTGGATTTAGCAGTACCCGTATTGCGCCAAAATTCTGCCAAAGAATGCCAAAGGTTGTGCAAATGCGTCCACGGTTTAGTTGTAGCTACCGGAAGTTTATCACTGTGGCATTTTGTGTTGCAGTTAATCCTGTGGCATCGTCTCCAACCTAGTATAAATCCCACATCTGCGATAACGGTTGAATTTACCTCTATAGAAGAGATTTGGCCAGATAGTTTATTAGTATTGTCCGTCATTGCCCGCGTCGGATACTCCCAACCCGATGCGTCCATCGAAGACATCGCCTATGCTTTTCGTTCTGGAGTTTTTCGGCTTCCTAAAGCTGGAGAACAAGAAAAACCAGAAATACCACTTACTTGTAATTTCACTGAGCTTAAGAAGAGTATCGATCGCCTCCGTCTTGCCAGTCCTAAACTGAAGCAAGCTATTGTTGATGCCTGCGCCCACACGGTACTTTTGGATAATAAAGTAACACAGTCAGAAGCAGATTTATTAAGAGCGATCGCTATGACGCTAGACTGTCCCATTCCCCCATTTTTAAACCCTCAGCGTAGCGTTTCCAAACAGAAACAATCTTCTTCAAAGGGAAGTTAA
- a CDS encoding DUF6883 domain-containing protein, which translates to MKLPNYELAVVPQRKITEYLLSPTHPDGRSKEKFFTAFGFSVEDWETFAKALLNHVANNDVTKIEDSPFGTRYAVEGTLLSPDGRNPVIRSAWFIETGETIPKFVTSYPLKRREE; encoded by the coding sequence TTGAAACTGCCGAATTATGAACTGGCAGTTGTGCCACAGCGAAAAATAACTGAGTATCTGTTGTCACCAACTCACCCCGATGGACGCAGCAAGGAAAAGTTTTTCACTGCGTTTGGTTTTTCAGTAGAGGATTGGGAAACTTTTGCTAAAGCATTACTAAATCATGTTGCTAATAACGATGTTACAAAGATTGAAGATTCACCATTTGGAACTCGATATGCTGTAGAAGGTACACTGCTTTCACCGGATGGTAGAAACCCCGTGATTCGTTCGGCTTGGTTTATTGAAACAGGGGAAACTATTCCTAAATTTGTTACTTCATACCCACTGAAACGGAGAGAAGAATGA
- a CDS encoding GIY-YIG nuclease family protein: MLENIKISELPSVYLVDKDRLPNCVAIYFVFDSKGQIIYIGRTINLVERWKAHHRFNQLKRFNRKNTLSISWLTCSSDIENLSNLENEFIKLYKPPLNWSKVVVPIRKITPSETALQQSLQQLGKFNVMIVGFDPISDREPPTIYLVYPVYGMKGFSGSIRTALKNINKKASSLKWKEYKTYSKSSGKFGFWETEYNGLRINLSPFDSLVYFMEHSTRRTLAGIELMAFSREQLELILDKKEENDENTSGLEALEDDPIPVENIYRNQPLNSNYKNTVEVEPWEELEQMAEGEVRVMTRQFVYVDDIEIEVCTNDNGKHFVRHNVYWWIMHNHKNPSRQYDCIIENTKNSVDRLPTIRWSGYKFRFEMIRFSEDDVEVESVLFPLAMFEYLMKNKSRFNSQVLEQILKGEYKSTDYDRGSIKLFVWLQSNSISSLLQTNNNQ, translated from the coding sequence TTGCTAGAAAACATCAAAATATCTGAATTACCATCAGTTTATTTAGTTGACAAAGACCGTCTTCCTAATTGTGTAGCTATCTACTTTGTATTTGACAGTAAAGGTCAGATTATTTATATAGGTAGAACTATTAATTTAGTTGAAAGATGGAAAGCACATCATAGATTTAATCAACTAAAAAGATTTAATCGTAAAAATACTCTTAGTATTAGTTGGTTGACTTGTAGTAGTGATATAGAAAATCTATCAAATCTCGAAAATGAGTTTATCAAGTTATACAAACCACCCCTTAATTGGTCTAAAGTAGTAGTACCAATTAGAAAAATAACTCCATCCGAAACTGCTTTACAGCAAAGTCTTCAGCAGCTAGGCAAGTTCAATGTTATGATAGTTGGCTTTGATCCAATATCAGATCGAGAACCACCAACAATATATTTAGTATATCCTGTTTATGGTATGAAAGGATTCTCTGGAAGTATTAGAACTGCATTAAAAAACATTAACAAAAAGGCTAGCTCGCTAAAGTGGAAAGAATACAAAACTTATTCTAAATCTTCCGGTAAATTCGGTTTCTGGGAGACTGAATACAACGGGTTAAGAATAAATTTATCTCCATTTGATAGTTTAGTTTACTTCATGGAACATTCAACCCGTCGGACTCTAGCTGGAATAGAACTTATGGCATTTAGTAGGGAACAGCTAGAATTAATTTTAGATAAAAAAGAAGAAAATGATGAGAATACATCAGGTTTAGAAGCATTAGAAGATGATCCTATTCCAGTAGAAAATATTTATAGAAATCAACCTTTAAATAGTAATTATAAAAATACAGTTGAAGTTGAACCTTGGGAGGAATTAGAACAAATGGCTGAAGGTGAAGTTAGAGTAATGACTCGTCAGTTTGTGTATGTGGATGATATAGAAATAGAAGTATGTACTAACGACAATGGAAAGCACTTTGTTAGACACAATGTTTACTGGTGGATAATGCACAATCATAAAAATCCTAGTCGTCAGTACGATTGTATAATAGAAAATACCAAAAATTCAGTTGATAGACTGCCTACTATCAGATGGTCTGGTTATAAATTTAGATTTGAGATGATTAGGTTTAGTGAAGATGATGTAGAAGTTGAGAGTGTGCTATTTCCACTAGCTATGTTTGAATACCTAATGAAAAACAAATCAAGGTTTAATAGTCAAGTTCTAGAACAAATTTTAAAGGGTGAGTATAAATCAACTGATTATGATAGAGGAAGTATAAAACTATTTGTATGGCTACAATCTAATTCTATATCTTCGCTGCTTCAAACCAATAATAATCAGTAG